In Chelmon rostratus isolate fCheRos1 chromosome 21, fCheRos1.pri, whole genome shotgun sequence, the genomic window ATTATACTGAACCAATAATGGACAATGACTGATTTACTAAACTTCTTTAGTCTATAAAAGCCACTGAtctgctggggggggggggggacaagtGATTACAAATgtgtgctgtgcagccaaacattgtGCAAAGTCAGATAACTTTATCATATATTTCAATGAAGATCCTGAAACCTCCAAAGACACCAGACATGTCAGGCTGAGTTTTGGGAAAATTCCAGTCTAATCATCATATGGCTTCAACAAGGAGCTGGAAATACCTGATACAGAATATATGAGTTACTGTCACGTGCTGTGGAATAAGATGATTTTATATTGTGAAAGTATTCAGATTTCAGAGGATTGACATAGTCAAATCGTTTATATTGATCTGCTGCATAATCCTTCAagcctgcagcctcacagcctgcacaacactgcagaagccatttcttttttaaaacaaaacaaacaaaaaaaatcgCATGTCTTCCAGTTTCAATCTggcttattttgaattttactATGGTTTATCTAATTTTATCAAATTTTATGTAATGTCTGTAAAACTGTCCATGATGTGtgtgcaataataataataataataactttcaCTGGGTTATTACTAAGTGATGGCATTGAAAAGACTCAGttatttccaaaaacaactGGCTTGGCAAACATTACTCAGACAGGAAGAAACAGCCTGTGTCGGGGTGTATTTCAGAGGCAGATTAAGCCACAGTTGGTGCTCTGGTGAGTCTCTCTGACAGCAGGACGGCGTATGACGGCTGAGTcaaaacaaaccacagtgtgtgtgtgtgttcatggtaatgcaGGAACATGTCATCCAGgccaacagtgtggctcactcTTTGGATAATGATgaagctctatggcacagaggaagataTATCAGGCGTTGATACACACATaatacttgttagtaggataCATTCATTATTGGTTTGGGATTTGTTGAAAAATAGAGAGCAGATCATCAGACTCATTCCTCACAAAAAAACGGTGAATGCAGCTCATTTTTAGACCTCAGGCTTGTTTCAGTGCAGGTCACATCAATTCAGTCAAAGACTGCATGTCCCTGCAGGCAAGTGACATATCATCAAGATGGAGCAACACTACagtaaacagagaaaacacagtaGTCCAGGAGGTTGCTGGAGGCGTGCCTTCGCTCCtttcccccccctctctgtaACACTGAACTCTTTCAGAGCTTCCACATACAACTCTGCCAGAGCTCTCCCAGCGAGCCTCACAAAGCCGGAGACGTGCATCATGTTCTTCAAGTTCGTTTGTGCTGTGGTGACCAGGTCTCTCTTTATCCTCATCTCTCTCATAGGGGTGTGGAGAGTGGTGTGGGTGAAGAACAATGGACTCTACTGGTTTCTTACCATCCTTTACCTGCCTCTGGTGGCTGAGATGATCCTGACCCTgagaagaaggaggggaaaCGATTACAAATGGTATGAGCTTCTGTAATCAGATTCATTATCACAGGACACACTTGTGTATAATATCTAGCTACAATGTAACTGGCTGGTTGTAAAGGCCAGTAAAAAGGATGGAATTTAATATTACAACAATATTTCCGTTCCCTACAGGTTTTCTCCAGctatcttcctcttcctcatcagtATTATCCCGTCAATATGGATTTTAGAGCTTCACCACCAGGAGAACAAATCCACTGACTCAATGGTATCGTGCATGTAGTCCATTTTATCAGATTCCCTTCTATTCTGAGAGCTTCATAACTATAATGCAGGATTAATTGGACATTCTCagtgtgtctgcctctctcattGCAGTGTGAAAAACTTGACTCCAGTGAAAATATTAAGAGTCTTTTCATACTCTGGAGGAACTCCACCAATGGCAGTGAGCCACCAGAGGTAGGTTGAAGGTTGTtgtcattttccaaaatgcatctttagttcaaattattaaaaaaaaacttcagagATTAGGTCcagtttaaattattttaaccacattttaatttctaatAATTACATGAATAGATTTCAGCAGTGTCTGATTGTTTGGCTGTGGGGGGTTGTGGTCTGGATATAAGTCACATTCAGAATTAGAGCTTAAGGTTCAAAAGTAGTCAGAAATAGACACATTAAAAGCAGTTTCCCTCAATGTCTGTAATCATTTTGTGTAAATTAggaaacatttacacaaaatgTTTCAGGTTGAGAAATATGAGCATTTGGGAGCTTTTCAGCTCAGGTAGGACAATCATAATCATATTCCGAAACAATGTTCCTTCATTGAAAGTCACAGAATGATAAACATCTTGGTTTTGCTGGGATCCTCTTCGCAGTTTGTTCTGCATTTTTGCTTTTCCATGTCCTCACATGTCTAGACAGCGGGGCTCCTTTCCTGCTCACTGCTTGGTAATACTGGTTCACCTCAAAGAGGCTGTTGTaatgctgctggtgttttttcCCCTTATAACCCGAGCACATTCACAGAGCTGACTGCTTTTAATGAAAGGACCCACcctcaataaaaacaattacaagCTGGACATGAAGAGTCTGCTCTGTATATATACAGCACCAGTCAAAGTTTGCACACGCCTTCCCATCTGagtgcttctttttttattattttctacattgtacATAAATACTGACAACATCAAACCTATAAAATAACACATGTGGAATCATGTAGTAAACAAAGCAcaatatgttatatattttagAATCTTTAAAATAGCCACCGTTTGCCTTGATGAAAGCTTTGCACACTGTTTGCATGATCTCAGCTTCATTAAGTGATCACCTGGAATAGCTTTCAGTCAACAGGTGAGCCTTGtcatttttttgcctttttaatacatttgagagaatcagttgtgttgtgcagaggtACTGTTAGTATACAGTAAATAGCCGTTCTCAGCTATTGTAGTAATCTGTATTAGGACAACAGCTGAATGCGTATTCACAAACACTGTTGACTGGCTCTCATGAGGACCGCCCCAGGAGAGGAAGACCAagttacctctgctgcagaggataaattcatttcagttaccagcctcagaaatgtCCAGACTCATTTCAACATCAACTGTTCGGAGGAGACTGCGTGAATCAGACCTTCATGGTCCAAATGCTGCAAAAAATCCACGACTGAGGGAGATCAGCTAGAAGAAGAGAACAGCTTGGGCCGATgaacacaaggaatggacagCAGTCCAGTGGAAAGCTGCTTTGGTCTAatgagtccaaatttgagatttttggttGAAccactgtgtctttgtgagacgcACAGAAGGTGATTGGATGGTCTCTGCATGTCTGGTTCCCACCGTGAAGCTTGGGGGAGGACGTGTGATGGTGCGGGGGGGGCATTGATGGTACAATGTTATCCCAGCCTTACTAGCCCGCATCTCCCCAGACACACCAGTTGGATACCTGCGTAACCTAACATGGACGTTGTCCAACTTGTGTCGAAATAAGAACCCGTGTCCAAGTTTGTCACTGCTCACACAGCCTCCCTTTGAGTCTGAAAGTCTCCATTTCTGAGCTGTTCTACCAGAGGCTGTTGGtcatttattaaatattcaaggcacactgaaccagcatggcgaccacagcatcctgcagcgacatgccatcccatccGGTTTGTGCTTAGTGGGACCAACATTTGTTTGTCGACAGGACAATGAGCCAAAACCCCTCCAGGCTGTTTAagggctatttgaccaagaaggagagtgatggagtgctgcgccagatgacctggcctccacagtcacccGACCTGAACCCAGTGGAGATGAGTTTGGGATGAGTTGGACCGCagagtgaaggaaaagcagccaacAAGTGTTCAGCATATGTGGGAACTTCGTCAAGAGTGTTGGAAAAGCAGTTCAGGTGACTTCCTCATGAAGCTGGTTTAGAGAATGCAAATAGCGCACAAAGCTGACATTAAAGCAAAAGGTTTGAAGAAGctcaaatataaaacagattttgctttgatttataCTTTTTGTTTACTGCACTATTTCATGTGTtctttcatagttttgatgtgaATCAATctagaaaataatgaaataaagaaaaagcattGATTGAGAAGGTGCGTCCAAACCTTTCATGGTACTGTATAGATTTAACTTTCACCAACATATAAAACCCTTTTTTTAAACGtagattaaaaatgaaaccatATTTTCATGAAAACCACATGGCTTTCATCAATGAACACATATAAAATTGACTGactgcactgtatgtatgtCCTGCATATCTTAAGAAGCATTCAGCTGATCTACTTCACACTTGGCGGCTGTATTGCTGGGACCCCTTGAGACGCGACGCATTCAATATTTATAAACTCCAATTAAGAAGCAACCTTCTTGTTTGTGCAGTGGCGGGGGCAGGGCTTCAGGGCTTTTAAGATACTGCCAATGCAAACCGAATGCTTCCTACTGCTGCATCTTAAAAGAATTTACCTGGTTAGATGAAGAGCTACAGGTGACAGGTGATGTAACCAGCTCCTTTCACTGcgccctgctgtctgcagactcgctgtgtgcagcataaaatcagatcacAACTGCTCACAGAATAatcaaaaaaaaattaaatgtttttaaaaaaaacatttaaatgacaaCTGTTTGTTTTACTGCCCTTGTAAGAATTGCAACTTTAACCCTCTCTCTCAATGGCGCTGGTTAAACCTAATGAGGTCTCTGCTAATTTGACTTTTAATGTTGACATTCTGATAAACCTCTGCAGTAGTTAACTTAATGTTACTAAGCTACGGTTACATAAAtaatgttcattcattcattcattcaattcaCTGTTACATCTGGATAAAAAAGTTCCaattgtttaatttaattttagaCATTTTGAATACCTACATAAATTGATCTTACTTTTCATGTAAGTAGCGTGTCTTTGGCTTAAATTCAAAGCAAAGATAGGAATAATGATTATTGTCATTAATAATTCACATGTGACACACGTTTTGGAAGCACCTTGCCAAACTGGTGGCGTATTGTATTAAATACTGAGAACAAAGAGTAAAAAAGATAGAAAATTGGTGGTGCATCCATGCATTTAAATCTGTGGGTCTGGACCTGCAGCATCAAGACAGCCCAGTCTCACACCAAAGCCTGTAATAGACCCGCTCGTCTACCCGAGCACAGCCTGCCAGTGTGATGGTTTGCCTCACCTAGGTGTGAAAATTAAGGtgcagcagggggcgataatgatTGGACTGAAGGACAAATGCTGTATAAGGGCAACAAAGTCCAGGAGGTTGGAGTAGGTGGTGACTCTCACACAATGGTTCAATATCAGTATGTCAGTATTGATTGTTTTGAAGAAGCAGTTATATTAAGCCAAACCATGAACCTAAGTTTTGGTGCCTTAACGTAGCCAGAATGGCACTGTCACAGGAAATGTTTCTCAGCCAGCTTTATGTTGGAAGTGTCACCACGCTGCACGtgtattattgctaacttgactgtGGAATGAAAAGGTGTTGTTTTCATGCCAAGGTGATGTAAAACTCGTCACAGGTTGACGATACTGAGAAAACTGTAATGAGCAATACTGGAGGCCAAGCAATCAGCCCCTCCTGAACAGGCATGCTTTGAATGAGCACTGCGTACTGTGCTTTTAAAACTGAGGTTTGTAACTGTTTTGGAAGGCACTAACAAATTATGATGTCTTCCCAACAATGGGTTCAGATCTGAAGATATGATAATAATGTTTGGAATAGGTGTCAGTAGATTTTTGACCCTTAGAGAGGACCaggtagctgtttcctcctgctttccAGTCCCAATGCTACATTAGGCTAACCACGTCCTAACTCCAGCTCCATGCTCAATACAAAGGCATACAactgatcttctcatctcaaTCATGGAAAGAGAGCCAATAAacgcatttcccaaaatgttgaactattcctttgaaGCATGTGAAGGTCTGGTTTTCACTGACCTTCAGGGGTTGAACTTCTCACCTTGCTGTAGCGATGCAGAGGCGTACTCTCAGGTGTGTCagcacactgtgacatcactgatgctGGATGAAACATTCAACTAGTCAGTGCAGAGAAGTGCTGCTTTACTGAAAGGTGCTCTTTGATGCAGTGCCTCCTGTGGTTTCTGAAGAATCTTTACTTTCTTACATACATACTTTTCCAGGTGGCTAGTAACATGTGACAAGGAGAACAGATgagtaataaaaacattttttaggAACATTTTGACATTCCTTTTTGaaaacatacttttactttttatttcagtatgTAAGCAAATATGGTTGGATAAAACAGTTGTGCTGGGCTTCTTTTGCTATGCACAGGTCCCCCCCCATTTATTCTGTAGGCTTACTCTACTTCATTCAACAACAGGCTGCTTCCATGCTATTTCCATAATAATTCTTTATGACGTAAAGATCATGTCCGTAGGTGCTTTAGGAATAATCATATTGTACTGGATGCCTGTGCTGTTGGAGAAGGCAAATCATCTGCAGCATCCTTCCTATCAAAGCAAGTGGTTTGGTTGGCTACAAATTCACATCAAGATAGCAACAGGTCCAGGATTGTATTAATGCATTACTGAAGTAAGAACCTGGCTCACCTCAAATTTCCTCCaattaaacagtgacaaaagTGAGGTTCTTCTCATCGGCACTAAATCAACACTATCCAAAACAGACAGCTTTTCTATTTAAATTGACAATTCCTCTATCTGCTCCTCCCCACGGgttaagagtctgggtgtcatcctcgaCAGCACTCTTGTCTTTCAAATTGCACATTAATAATGTTATCCGGTCTACTTACTTCCACCTATGCAACATTAATCGCCTTCACGGATGTAATACTTATTATTCCAGAAAGACATGGTGCAGGGTAATGGACAAAATTAAGACTAGTGAGAAGTCGTTGGAGGCCATATCCTTGCCAAAACGAGTGACTGATCTAGCCAATGGTAAAACAGTCTATTACCAATAAGCCATTCTATTAGCATAGAATAAGCAGAGAAGAGACTTTAGACTTGGCTCTGACTCTTAACCagagacttgagacttgacttggacttgcATAAAATGACTTGTGGCCTGCACACAGTAAACAGTATTAAAGCACAAACTAATTTGTAGTTTGAGTTGTTTATTGACTGAGTAGTctatacttttacttcagtaggTTTGTCAAATTgtatttattacttttacttgagcAGTTTCTTAAGGGAGTAATGGTGCTCTTAGGTGAGTAAAGATTTTCAGTACTCCACCCACCACTGTACTGTTCTCTTGGGTCACCTGACTGGCTTCATACTTGACAAGAAACCTTATTAGAACAACACTATACAGTATGTTACTGCTGATGTTTGAGAGGTATAATCTGTGATTGGTGTATATGAAACCTTCTTAGCCTGTAAACTGGCTGACCCTGCTgtgcctctctctttcacttctctCCATGTCTCACACTACACAAGGGGGTCCCTCTGTCCTCAGTGTGTGCCAACGACTGGATCCTGGCTTTACACCAAATCCTGCTCATTTTGCTGATCTTGGGGAAGTGGCTGCTGCCGGCCGCTGGAGAGCTGACTAGGGACCAGCTCTCCCAGTTACTGCTCATCTTTGTGGGCACAGCTGCTGACATACTGGAGTTCACCTCTGAAACACTGTCTGACATTAAGTGAGTAAGAGGGGAcaaggaggggggaggggaggaaggaagaaattGTCATATTGAACTTGTTGTCTGATAAAACAGttgaaagtaaaagtgtgtgtgtgtgtgtgtgtgtgtgtgtgtgtgtgtgacagtgacagcagtcCAGCCATGGTCTACATTATTCTGGCTGTGTGGACCTGGAGCATGCTGCAGTTTCCACTGCATCTCTCAGGTATAGTACAATTCTTTCTGTCATCAAGCTTTTGCTTTTACACatctacacatgcacactgagtGCTACACAGCTGCATTTGTGCTAATGGGGATCTAGGTACTGTGTTGCACAGATCCCAAAAGCCTACATTTAGCAGCCCAGGAATCTTGGGAACTACATTCATATTTGATGATTCCACAGCTCATTGACGTCCAACGTTCAGTATCACTGCAGGAAGTAATGTCGTCTGGGTAGATCTGACTTTCTGCTGGAGACAGGACTTGTTTTGATGGCCTAACTTTAATCATACATTCACCAGAGTTTATCACCACAACCACAATTTCCCAATCCTTGACATCCCTTACCCTACAGTAGCTGCCAGCAGATATTGtgaaaaacaattcaaaacatTGGCTttggacataaaaaaaaggCCTTGAGCTTAATTTGGGGTTTTGCAGAACCATCCAATATCAGTGTTCTGCCTGGTGAAGATGTTGCTTGGTATTGTACGGTTCCAAAAAGGCAAACAATTTACGATAAAATGCTTTACACCTTACAATCCTTATTTATTTACCATTTTGGATTACAATGCCACAAGAAGCATTTAGAAATGTGTAAATTACATCCATTCTCTCTATCATTAGCTGTCAGTGTAATTTAGCCTCACACATGTCATTTGGTGGTATAAAACTTGGAAGGATTATCCTTACattactttaaagctgcagtaatcaGTGTtgtgacaagcccggaggcacgaggttttcTGGACTCAAAATAcagactcagacaccacagcgaggtttcaaaataaaagaatgatttatttaacaaaaggaTCATTCAACgtatggcagaaaagttcaaacaaaagacgctaaggataatttgGCAGAATAATCTaaactcaaaaagggctcaatcggctgaaacaaagtaacaacaaaaacaactagAAAATACCAATAATCAACAAGAACTTACTCACCAAAAAACACTATGAACAACGGaaagacaaggatcaaggaagCTGGAGAAATCACAGCTGGGTACaaggacatggcacgagacaatctggcacaggacaaagggacTATAcatacatgaggtaacaatgaacaggtggagacaattagggtgGGGTAGACAATCcgacaggcgggaaacacaccgggaagtcaaggggcctgaaacgagaggagagttaggtttcacaatcaaacaggaagtgtaagacacAGCATGACGcttgtgaacaaaaacacttaacagatctgacgagacatgacatgTTGTTGTACGAGCTATGGATCAAATGACCGGGTTCAGTCCATCTCTGcggttcccctcagctctatggagcCTTTTATCGTTTTCCAGTCCACAAACCTCACTCTCATAAGCCCCTTTTCTAGCATGATGTCAGTGAAAAGCCTCTGATGACCCCgctgtacactacctgcccagcaccaaacactAGACGGACACAGTTAGTGACAAGCTGGCGAgcaaagtggagcatttagcagctaggGTAGTAGTAacaagagccagatatttttctcaggagttggtggagaccaaaaacagatcGAAGAGgagggtgaatattggacttgtgTACATTCAGCAGGAGCTACAGCACTTTCAGTACAGCAACTGACTACGAGGGGGTTTAAACCTGACTCTGGGCCCTGGGGAAGGCTTGGGTCACTCTGGCTATGCATTGTGACCAGGGAAGGATCCACCTAGCAAATGTTTCCAAACAGGGGGATCCCTTCTGTGGCGTATCAAACAGTGATTAAGAGATAACATGTCAGACATCTTTCCTGCATTACACCTGAGCTAATGCAGTTTATGTTAATCCTCTTGTCTCAACAGTAATTGGTGCATCCTCAGATGACCTCTCAGAacctgccccctccctcctctctcacctcagGACTGATATCTGGAGCACTGTGGAAGCTTTGTTTATCCAGGACGGGCCTTTCCTGGTGGTCCGTCTCACTGTCATGATCTACTTCAACGTGGTGCACCAGATGCTGATCTTCTTCGCCATTAAAAACTTCCTGGTTGTCATTCTCAACATCTACCGGCTCTCTGTCCTCGTCTGTGACAAGACGTCCTGAGTTTGGATCAGTGAAGAAAGCTACAGTAATGATGTTACTGTGTGCTCCACTGTGATTTGAATGTCACTCTCTTGTGTATCTGCAACATTGTCCAAAGCAGTAGTCCAGTTTTCTATGAAAGGCCATCCGCACAGTTTCTGTCAGTAAAGCACAGTATCTATATCACAATAACAACCCTACTTATGATGTGACAATAGAAAATGGTAACTTGTGCAGAGTTATTGCTTAAAAATCTCAACCAGAAAACCCTGACCTCATGTGTTAGTCCCGATGAAGAAATATTTCCTGTACAGACATCACAAACTAGCTGAAtaaattagtctctgcattgGAGTTATGGTGTTTCACTCTTAGATGCGGAAGTGCAAAGTAAAAGCCTTTTTAGGTTCTACTGAAAAACCTAGACACAACTGGAAACATAAAAAGCAGCATCAAAAGAGAAGTCCTGATTAGTGAAATGGGAGTGGAGACTAATGTAATCAAATGGAGACTAGTTTATGATAAAACCTGGCTTTATGGAGGGTTCTGCAAGTGAACTGCAAGTGTTCACTGTCGTTCAAACTAAAACACAGGGCGACTAGTTTAGAGCTTGACTGACATTCATCACATCATGACTCTGTTATTACCTTCACATTATGATTTCCTGCACTAACTGATGATGACAATGAGCTTTCAAAGCCCAAACAAAGGCTTGGTAGTTAACAGGTGAACACCTGTGGCATAAGGAACAAGATACATGACCTGAATAATTTGATGTTTGCTCATTCCATTCATACAGTGTCAGTATCTGAGACTCATTTAGATTCATACATTCATGGTTCAACATTGCTCTGAAATGGGACTTTGTCTCACGTCTTCCTTTatgaagttgttgtttttgtcttaagTCTATTTCTGTGCATGAAGCCTTTGTTCGATTCATGTGTCAGAATAACAAAACTACATCTTTGAATGAGGACTGACAGGAAACTCGTTGGGGCTGTGCTCTGGGGTTTAATAGCAGCCTTTGATGTCACAGACCACAGGATCCTAATTACCAGGACGTAATGTGGTTTTTCCAGgcctgtctcctagaaatgacATTCATTTGGGAGTTGCTTGtgtcatcttttattttttagtttttagaaatgtactgtatgttgttaAAAAAGGACGGTGCAGTTATGTATGGTGACGACTCAACTTCGTTCATTGTGTCACAATGCATTGTTCTTGTTTCTACTGTGAAACTAACATTCAAGTCCAACCCTTCCACACGATTGTTATGTCGCTGGTGTCGCTGGACTGTCTCAAATGGGGCTATGGCACCgaagagccagatgttttccTCAGGAGCTGACGGAGAACAAaccagagatggaaaaaaacatcctcaggtgtaaataaataaatgctaatgttgctccgtgtaGGCTTGATGTGTAATTTGGAAACTGTTTGCTTGCACATTTGGCACATCAACCTCTTAAGGTGATGATACGTCAATGTTGCGTTGCTCCGCTTGGCCTCAAAGGGCATAAAATcctaacaacaacaataaaaaaacatcagttgATGAAGCTTGATCACAACAATCGTTTGTTAGGCTGAATGCATCCACAGACAGTTTAGGCAGTTTAACTTTGATTAATACATCTAATGGTGGGTTAAGCAATTCTTACCTTAAGTACATGCAGCAGTATCACAATATACAATACTCAGTGTAGGTAAAAGTATATCAAATGTACTTTAACTGTAagaagtgaaagtactcattatgcagaacaGCTGGTCAAAGGTTAGTTttatactgttgggtagtttagtCTCTTACATGCTTCTTATTTTTTTGGTCATGCGGTATGCTTTTATCAATACTATAAAATCTTAACATCAGTGGCGGAAAAAGTATTCAGATGCTTTACTTGATGAAAGTAGAATCAAGATCAGAATCAACTTTATTGGCTAAGTACGTGCACACATAGAAGGAACCTACAGTTCCTAAAAGTAGGCTCCGTTACAAGaaaaagccctgcattcaaaaggTTACTCAATTAAAAATACAGTGGTGTCGTCACAAAAACGTGGCCTACATTAAGCACCAAAAGTCAAAGTATTCATCATGCAGACACAGTTCATAATATATAGGccagaataaaatatattatttaatgtTGTAGTTTGTCAACGTGTCGCcaattttaaataatttctaCTACTTATACTTGCAAAGCTCCATATTTTATAAGCTACTCATATATTTTGCTTGGAAAACTTTCATCTGAAAAGTAattagtaactaaagctgtcctatgaatgtagtggagttcAAATGTAttgaaatcatttgaaatgaacagaGTGAAGCAGACCCGAAGTGGCATAAAAAAGTAACTAAACTTCGTGCTTAAGagcagcacttgagtaaatgcactttgtttttctacCACTGCTTCTTTTACAAAGTAACATTTAACCGCCAGATGTTTATCGTGTATAGCTTacttctatatttttatctcactattttttattatttctctttttttcgtATATTGTTAgttggtattttgtattgtatttttgccttcttacttgaaagttgttcttttttgcctttgtgtttccaccctttgagctgctggaaatgtaaatttctctttggagattaataaagtatctatctatctatctatctatctatctatctatctatctatctatctatctaaaccACAGCTGTCCAATAACTGTGGTGTAATAATCTGATCTGATGTTCActctgtcagacagagaaacGCTCATGCTCTACACTGACCCCTCAGCCCACCTCATGTGTGCCTCTTTCTAAAGCCTGCGTTTCATAATTAGTCATCCTCAAAAAAAATGGTTGCCATAGCTGCCACAACCTGCTGCCGCGTGATCGTCAGCTGAAACGTCACATCCGCCTCCGCCTCACGTGCCGCCCGCTCTGTATTTAACAGGCTCTCCCCGCCCTTTGTCGCTACGTAACATGCGGCACATCGTC contains:
- the tmem26b gene encoding transmembrane protein 26b; amino-acid sequence: MFFKFVCAVVTRSLFILISLIGVWRVVWVKNNGLYWFLTILYLPLVAEMILTLRRRRGNDYKWFSPAIFLFLISIIPSIWILELHHQENKSTDSMCEKLDSSENIKSLFILWRNSTNGSEPPEGVPLSSVCANDWILALHQILLILLILGKWLLPAAGELTRDQLSQLLLIFVGTAADILEFTSETLSDINDSSPAMVYIILAVWTWSMLQFPLHLSVIGASSDDLSEPAPSLLSHLRTDIWSTVEALFIQDGPFLVVRLTVMIYFNVVHQMLIFFAIKNFLVVILNIYRLSVLVCDKTS